The following DNA comes from Papaver somniferum cultivar HN1 unplaced genomic scaffold, ASM357369v1 unplaced-scaffold_128, whole genome shotgun sequence.
CGGCTAATACTCCAACAGGTAATCAAGAATGAAAATTTCCCCCTATTTTAATtcaaatttcttatttttatttgtcTGATTTGGGATCTAATCTTTAATTTGTTTCTTGAAATGCAGAATTTTCACAAAGAAATTCATTGTTGAATGAGtataaagagaatgaaaaaaatcCGAATTTGAAGCCTGTAAAGATAAGATCATCATCACCTATTACTAAGCACTTCATGGCTCCAACAATCTCCACTGTTTCAAAAATTGCTGCTCCTTCACCAAGAAAGAAAATTTTGGGGGAGAGGAATGAAccagttagggtttctgatgaTAGAAAGTTATCATTTGCAGAAAAGATTCAATCATGTTCTGATTCGGTTTCTTGCTCTCAGGTATTACCCCCTAAAGTTTCTaccattgaaaatcattcatttaCTGAAATTTTTGAATCAGGTTTGGGATTAGCCTCTGGTTCTCAGTTACCCTCTAAAACCCTAGAAAGTAATATGTCTTCAATTTCAGATCCTATTGAAAACCCCATTTTTGAGATCAAGGAATCTCTTCATTCTTCCGTAACTGGAGAGAACCAATTAAAACCAGATGATAACTCTGTTGTTACCTGTTTAATGGAAGAAAACCCTAGTAAAAATTCTGTGCCTGAACTAGTTAAACCTTCTTGCTCTTCGCCTGTGCCGGTTTTAGCTCCACTAGACTTAGATCCATCACTTCCACCTTATGATCCCAAAACCAATATCCTTTCCCCGAGGCCATTGTTTCTCTGTTATAAACCTAATCCCCGTGTCGAAGCTTATCGCACCAAAGGAACAAAGTTAGATGATATATGTACAGCCTCTGAAAGCTGTTCTGATGATACTAAGAACACTGAAGAAACTGAGTGTTCAGTTGAGTCTGAGGATGTTGCATTGTCAGAGGAGGTTGTATCTGAGGCAGTACTGGAGCAAATGCAAGAGAAGAATGAGAACATAGTATGCAAGAAGATGTCAAGGCAGCGCACATTTGTGAGAACAAAGATCATCCCTTCTCTTTTAGTTTTTGTAGTTGCTTGTTTATGCTTTACGGTTACAGATTCTCCGGTTTATAACGACGACTCTAGCTTCGAGTTTGGAACTTCTGCGATGGAAATGAGTCCTATTGATATTGTATATAACTGGGTAGAAATGTCTGCTTCATATCTCTCTATGCTGAACTTTATGCCTAAAGGAGTTGATACAATGATTCCTTTTAATGTTGCTAATTTAACTATGGTAAACAATGAGTACCGAACACGGGGCTATGGTGAGAATGCAATAGAGGAAATGCAAGGAATGAATGGTCTTGGATCCCAAGAGGAGATGGAAACTAACGAGGAAGTGAACCAGGAAGAAGAGAGTTTCTTAGCTGTTAAGAGTGAGGATTTGGCTGACCTTGATCCTGGAATGATAAAAGAGTCCGCGGCGATCCATGAAAAAGATGGTATTGAAATTCCTCAGCACAAGGAAGAATCTGTCAGTCCTCAAAGCTCAGAAGTAGTTGATGCAAAGGAGAAGAGTGAAGCCAAAATGACTGAGGAGGAAGTGAACCAGGAAGAAGTTGTTGAGACAGATGACAAGAGTGAAAATTTGGCTGACCATGATCCTGAGATGATAAAGGAGTCTGTGGCGATACATGAACAAGATGGTATTGAACTTCCTCAGCAGTATAAGGCAGAATCTGTCAGTTCTCAAAGCTCAGAAGTAGTTGATGCAGAGGAGAAGAGTGAAGCCAAATTGACAGAAGAGAGTTTCTTAGCTGTTGAGACAGATGATAAGAGTGAGGATTTGGCTGACCTTGATCCTGGAATGATAAAAGAGTCCGCGGCGATCCATGAAAAAGATGGTATTGAAATTCCTCAGCACAAGGAAGAATCTGTCAGTCCTCAAAGCTCAGAAGTAGTTGATGCAAAGGAGAAGAGTGAAGCCAAAATGACTGAGGAGGAAGTGAACCAGGAAGAAGTTGTTGAGACAGATGACAAGAGTGAAAATTTGGCTGACCATGATCCTGAGATGATAAAGGAGTCTGTGGCGATACATGAACAAGATGGTATTGAACTTCCTCAGCAGTATAAGGCAGAATCTGTCAGTTCTCAAAGCTCAGAAGTAGTTGATGCAGAGGAGAAGAGTGAAGCCAAATTGACAGAAGAGAGTTGTTTATTAGCTGCCATGGTAGAGGAGAAGATGGAAGAATTTGCTGAGCTTGAGCCTGAAATGATAGAAGAATCAGTAGAATTCCTAGAGAAAGATGGTATTGATATCCAGAGAGACACTGATGCTGCCGATTTAAAACTCACTCAGCATGCCTCTGAATCTGATAGTTCTCAAAGCTCAGAAATAGATGAAGCTTCTCCTCATGACCTAAGTTTGGGAACACTTGAATCTGTTATTCATGACTTAGCAGATAAGTCTCTCAAACAAACTGTGATGCAAATATCTTTAGTTCTTCTATCTTTGATCAGTGGTGCAGCTTTCCTATATATGAGAAGCAAAAAAGCCTCTACTCTAGAGCCTGTAGAAACATTGCAGCCAAAAAAGTTGGTTTCTAGTTCAACATCAACTAGTATTGACAGTAAAAGGCCACAAATTGAAAGGTTTTGTTCTCAAAACTGGGAAATTGAGGAAGAGATGGTGGCAGGACATTCCGGTCCATCAGGTATGAGCAGTGACTTCCAGAACAGCTCATCTTGCAAGGACAGGGAATCTGAGCGAGAGAATGAAGTGCAAAGCAGCCAGGGTCGTCCAATTAGTAGAAACCTCGATGTTGAATCGTCATCAAATTACTCAGTTGGATCTGTTTCTTATGGAAGTTTTACTACATATGAGAAACTCCACAATAAACATGTTAGTACGCTAAACATTCCTCATTTTATTGATGCTTTTGTATGTGCTGATAATTTCATTTCAGGAACTAAACATAACAGTACTAACATACTTCCCTTTTATGTTCTCTTTTGTTGTGTTTTGAAGGGTTATGGAGACGAAGTGGTGACTCCAGTTCGCCATTCAAATAGAATCAGAAATAAGATCGTTTCTCCATAAACTAAATCTCTACATGCAATGGGATGCAGGTGTTTTTTAGTcgccttctttttctttcttggaCTGAATTACGAAGACTTGTCAGGGGATGAGCAAAGCAGCACATTCGGGAGTAATAGTACAACAAAGAGTTGTATGCTGCTGCATGATGTGAAGGATGAGAGTTGCTAACAATTTAGTTTACACATTAGAGTAGTGTAGCATCACATTATGTCAATCAATACTTCATCATTATCATTTTCACGCTGATTTCTTAGTTCAAATTATTGGATTTCTCTGAGTTGTAAAATGGGGTTTGAATTTGAAACTTATTTATGTGTTACCTGATCTCACGGTGTTCTTGACATTCAAAGTTTCTCACTTGTAGAAGTTGTGTGTGTTGTTTTGATCAATAAACCATAGGAAAGCGGATTGCAGTAACAGACCAGATGCATTTCCTTGTTCTATGATGCACACAGAAAACAAGAAGTTGAATACCCTGTAAAGAACACACTATATGGCCAATGCATCAAAAGATACGAAGGGCAGCTCACTTCATAAAGAGCTGTTCTGATGAGTAGACAAGTTGATTATGTGCAGCTCAAATGGGAATCCAATCCCAGTCTTCTTTACAAAACTGCATTGCCAAGTTTGACCCTTTTCAAGGTAAGCCTGTAAAGAACACACTATATGGCCAATGCATCAAAAGATACGAAGGGCAGCTCACTTCATAAAGAGCTGTTCTGATGAGTAGACAAGTTGATTATGTGCAGCTCAAATGGGAATCCAATCCCAGTCTTCTTTACAAAACTGCATTGCCAAGTTTGACCCTTTTCAAGGTAAGCCTTAGTGATCAGACCTAAAAACTGTTCTCATGTACTAATGGAAGCCCGAGCATGGTGCCCACTTTATCCCACAATTTTGTTTCGacattgtcaccatttcagtacaagactttttttttttgatcggtataaGACTTGTAAATCAGTTTCTGTTAAAACCTCCAGAAGATTGGTTGGGCAAGTGGTGTATTATCTCTACAGAGAGGTACACATTTTAAGAACCTCCAAAAGATAATCAATCTACTATAGGAAAACGTGCAATTTAACCTCACAGAGAGATGCAAAGGTTGTTAATTTCCCTTGCTTGGATGCTTTACAACCCTGCACATAAAGCACATCAGACGTCTAAGTCAGAATAGAAGACGGCTCATGCTGATTTACTCAGAGCGTTTAAACCCTTTTATACCGGATTTCTAAAGGCAAAATGACTTGGGGGTCAGTATAATAAGGAAATAAAGGTAACAAGCAATTCTTTGACAAATAACAAGTCCGAATATGAAATCAACAACACAAATTCTTTCTATGAAAAAGTAGAAAATTCTGTATAAGAATGCAGTCAATCAAAAGGTCTGTTTAACAGGTGTCCAGTACACTAGAAACAACTTCACATGAGTTGAAAAATGTAATGTTCTCTTTTTGCAGCTAAGACCACCACCATTAGCAGTAGCTCCAACACCACCACAAACAAAAGGATATGAAAACGTAACAGAGGAATAAGATCAGCACAGCTAGCAAGAGAGAAATGTGTGTACTAGACGAGAGAAGCTTGTGGCACATCATGCCAGTCAGTAATTACAGATGTTAACATTGAGACCGTTCTATCCACCATTCAGCTGCAACCACTAGATCCTCGTGAACACGCTGCTGTACACATGATGGCCCCAAAACTAATATTTTTGGGGGAGACATGACGAATGTCAATTTTGTTGTAGGATTGCGCCCATATGATCATTTTTctttcttaacttttttttttcttttacttcttTTCCACTTGAAAACTCTCAAAACTACTTATTACCAGGGTAGTCCTTGTACTTCTTCTCCATCAGGCTCAGCAGGAAATCAGTAAACACGTGCTCGTATTCTGGCATTTTCCCGTAACCTGATAAGAGAGTTCAAAGGCGTCTTAAAAGAAGCAAACCTTCATATTCTCGCAAGCCTACAGCTGTGTTAAGGAATATTTAGAATATCAATTAAGAAAAAGTTCCACTTGCCAGGAAAGTAGTTAATATCAATCACGTAGAAATGGTCTCTGGTTCCATGCTCTCGAATCATATCTATGTTGAACAGTTGGAGACCCTACAAAATCAAAGTATATATGAATCATGGTCATGGAAATGGgataaatttattattttaaaaatggGAGAGAAGAAAAATTATAGTTAAGAAAAATGAAGATGGAAAATACCAGCCGTTGACGCAGCTCCCTTGACAGCTTCTCAAGTAAAGGTCGTGGAGGAAGCTCTGAGATTAAGGATAACATGGATCAATCTCTAATTATAGAATGTGGAAGGATTTCATATGAATCAAAATTTTCCAAGACAACGAATTACTGATAATAAGGTTAATCTTGCCCATAAGAACTCCTGGTTCTAACATAATAAACACTCACCAGCAACACCAGGGTCCAGATCTGCATCATCTGCAGAAGCAGCGGCACAAGATACCCTTGGAAAACGAAACACACCAGCATTGTTTAAGAGCTCAAGTTTATTGATGTCGGGAAGAGAGAAACGCCGTACAACCTTTATAGCTTCCCCAACAATATAAACCTTGAAGACAACACCTCCTGCAAccagaaaaataaaggaagaattCTAGCATTGACCATAACAAATTTCAGATGCAAGCGATACCTACAAGGGGTTAAATGTCATACCATGGTTAACGAACTCCTGCAGAACCAAGGGAGGATCAAGTTTTGATAGAGATAGTTGATCGTATGCAAGTGATAATTGATGTGATTTTGCACTACCATCAACAATTAGTGGTTTTGACACTGAAACATAAACAAAAAAGCACAACAAGTTGCTCAATTAAGGGCAATCATAGAAAGATACATGAACAGGGAAGTTTGAATGGTTGCTTCGCACATCTGAAACATGGTGTAGGTTCAGAATGAGATATACCACCCTCACATTTAAGATAGGCTAGTTTAACACATGCATGCACTGGTGGTTTAAAATTTAGCATAACATACAaaattatgttctttatctttaaCATGTGTTCCTTGGCCATAACTGTTATAATTATAACATCATCTCTCAGTCCTGATGCTTTAGCCATTGAACAAACCATATGAAAAATGAGGGATACAACAGATGCACTACAACCTTACCTAATGGTAATACCAATCCTGCTTTAGTAACAGCATCAGGAATCGATAATGGATCTTCTGTGATAACTAACTGCTTTGGAACACCCACTTTTCCTACAAAAGAGTACGTACGTTTTAAGCATCAGCATGTACACAGATGTAAATTTTACGAACTTACGCTATCAAATCTGTCCAGAATTTACACACATGGAAATACGATAACAAAATCTTTTGTAGGGTGATTCGCCATCAGCTAAAAACTTTCTTCTCCAGATGCCTTAATTGTCTAGGAGTACAATAGAAATTACCATGACAATCACACAAGTTTATATTGGTCACATCCTGAAGCATGGACTGGCGGTTGCTAACATGTTTTATGGCACTGGGAGGATCAAGGACTGTAACTTCTGGATACTTTTCCCGGTAGTCCTACAAAGAGTATAAACAGCTGGCATCAGAAAAAGTTTGAGGGTGGACATGCAAATGCTACTTATAAAGTTGTTCTCAATTTGCTTGACACTAAATCATTCCAGTACCTTGAGAAGGGGAACAATCTATTCAAAGAAGGTTTACCATAAAAAGTGATTTCGACAACCAAGAAGGAAACAAGTGTGTTTAGAAGCAACATAACCACAAGGCATCGTTCCAAGTGTATAAGTATTCAATTGAGTGGCTTCCCAAGAGCTCTACCATTGGTTATTGGTTCTGATCTCTACTTTCCTGTACCATCTTCTTCCAACTGTCTGTCTGATTTAATACTTATTTTTCACTCTGGATTTGTTTAACGCAGGCTTTCATGTTGTACAAATCTCTATCTATTTTCTTCAGACATATCAATGAAGAGAAGTAACTTATACAATAAGGAAATTTGTTTGTCATATATAGTACAAATTTCCATTAACATCTGATACAGTGCTACTTATTTAGGGGTTGGTGTCTTCCTATGCACAGTCAAACCAAATTGTATCTATAATTTACTCaaccaatatctttctcttttAATGATGTTTTACTGCTCAAAGGGACCATATTTAGCTGTTAAGCAACAAGCAAAGGGACAAAGTCACCAAGTGAATGAAAAACAAGAAGGATGTGGAAACCAACTATTACTATGTGCATCTGTTACTGATTCTTGGCTACTACAATCCAGA
Coding sequences within:
- the LOC113331938 gene encoding inositol-tetrakisphosphate 1-kinase 3-like, coding for MRLIGGEEHKSNEQPENENESNNEQEEFTLGLGLPHQSTRLVVGYALTSKKTKSFLQPKLENLARNKGIVFVAIDQSRPLSDQGPFDVILHKLFGKQWRQILEDYREKYPEVTVLDPPSAIKHVSNRQSMLQDVTNINLCDCHGKVGVPKQLVITEDPLSIPDAVTKAGLVLPLVSKPLIVDGSAKSHQLSLAYDQLSLSKLDPPLVLQEFVNHGGVVFKVYIVGEAIKVVRRFSLPDINKLELLNNAGVFRFPRVSCAAASADDADLDPGVAELPPRPLLEKLSRELRQRLGLQLFNIDMIREHGTRDHFYVIDINYFPGYGKMPEYEHVFTDFLLSLMEKKYKDYPGNK
- the LOC113331734 gene encoding uncharacterized protein LOC113331734 isoform X2, giving the protein MVISSNRSPSPISSSKTNLNNPRTPVSNNNLRKSFSRNPLNNPSFVRNSKNFNPTTPANTPTEFSQRNSLLNEYKENEKNPNLKPVKIRSSSPITKHFMAPTISTVSKIAAPSPRKKILGERNEPVRVSDDRKLSFAEKIQSCSDSVSCSQVLPPKVSTIENHSFTEIFESGLGLASGSQLPSKTLESNMSSISDPIENPIFEIKESLHSSVTGENQLKPDDNSVVTCLMEENPSKNSVPELVKPSCSSPVPVLAPLDLDPSLPPYDPKTNILSPRPLFLCYKPNPRVEAYRTKGTKLDDICTASESCSDDTKNTEETECSVESEDVALSEEVVSEAVLEQMQEKNENIVCKKMSRQRTFVRTKIIPSLLVFVVACLCFTVTDSPVYNDDSSFEFGTSAMEMSPIDIVYNWVEMSASYLSMLNFMPKGVDTMIPFNVANLTMVNNEYRTRGYGENAIEEMQGMNGLGSQEEMETNEEVNQEEESFLAVKSEDLADLDPGMIKESAAIHEKDGIEIPQHKEESVSPQSSEVVDAKEKSEAKMTEEEVNQEEVVETDDKSENLADHDPEMIKESVAIHEQDGIELPQQYKAESVSSQSSEVVDAEEKSEAKLTEESCLLAAMVEEKMEEFAELEPEMIEESVEFLEKDGIDIQRDTDAADLKLTQHASESDSSQSSEIDEASPHDLSLGTLESVIHDLADKSLKQTVMQISLVLLSLISGAAFLYMRSKKASTLEPVETLQPKKLVSSSTSTSIDSKRPQIERFCSQNWEIEEEMVAGHSGPSGMSSDFQNSSSCKDRESERENEVQSSQGRPISRNLDVESSSNYSVGSVSYGSFTTYEKLHNKHGYGDEVVTPVRHSNRIRNKIVSP
- the LOC113331734 gene encoding uncharacterized protein LOC113331734 isoform X1; the encoded protein is MVISSNRSPSPISSSKTNLNNPRTPVSNNNLRKSFSRNPLNNPSFVRNSKNFNPTTPANTPTEFSQRNSLLNEYKENEKNPNLKPVKIRSSSPITKHFMAPTISTVSKIAAPSPRKKILGERNEPVRVSDDRKLSFAEKIQSCSDSVSCSQVLPPKVSTIENHSFTEIFESGLGLASGSQLPSKTLESNMSSISDPIENPIFEIKESLHSSVTGENQLKPDDNSVVTCLMEENPSKNSVPELVKPSCSSPVPVLAPLDLDPSLPPYDPKTNILSPRPLFLCYKPNPRVEAYRTKGTKLDDICTASESCSDDTKNTEETECSVESEDVALSEEVVSEAVLEQMQEKNENIVCKKMSRQRTFVRTKIIPSLLVFVVACLCFTVTDSPVYNDDSSFEFGTSAMEMSPIDIVYNWVEMSASYLSMLNFMPKGVDTMIPFNVANLTMVNNEYRTRGYGENAIEEMQGMNGLGSQEEMETNEEVNQEEESFLAVKSEDLADLDPGMIKESAAIHEKDGIEIPQHKEESVSPQSSEVVDAKEKSEAKMTEEEVNQEEVVETDDKSENLADHDPEMIKESVAIHEQDGIELPQQYKAESVSSQSSEVVDAEEKSEAKLTEESFLAVETDDKSEDLADLDPGMIKESAAIHEKDGIEIPQHKEESVSPQSSEVVDAKEKSEAKMTEEEVNQEEVVETDDKSENLADHDPEMIKESVAIHEQDGIELPQQYKAESVSSQSSEVVDAEEKSEAKLTEESCLLAAMVEEKMEEFAELEPEMIEESVEFLEKDGIDIQRDTDAADLKLTQHASESDSSQSSEIDEASPHDLSLGTLESVIHDLADKSLKQTVMQISLVLLSLISGAAFLYMRSKKASTLEPVETLQPKKLVSSSTSTSIDSKRPQIERFCSQNWEIEEEMVAGHSGPSGMSSDFQNSSSCKDRESERENEVQSSQGRPISRNLDVESSSNYSVGSVSYGSFTTYEKLHNKHGYGDEVVTPVRHSNRIRNKIVSP